The Campylobacterota bacterium genome includes a region encoding these proteins:
- a CDS encoding PRTRC system protein C, which produces MSIKTLERAFRMGSVTLDDPDPSLPADKALALYVPNFPTLATATLGDPFPEGDRLIYPVEKAPVKTKG; this is translated from the coding sequence ATGAGCATCAAGACTCTCGAACGCGCCTTTCGCATGGGCTCCGTCACCCTCGACGACCCCGATCCGAGCCTCCCGGCGGACAAGGCCCTGGCTCTCTATGTGCCGAACTTCCCCACGCTGGCCACGGCCACGCTGGGCGATCCCTTCCCCGAGGGCGACCGCCTGATTTACCCGGTCGAAAAGGCCCCGGTGAAGACCAAGGGCTAG